The Hymenobacter oligotrophus genome has a window encoding:
- a CDS encoding energy transducer TonB, whose product MKKHTFTLALALLALAATPALAQQNVKVKPATEAGAQAAPAAAHAKSGAIPVADYYEGGQEAMYDFIYKELKYPLMARRNRIQGTCIVSFTLNPDGSMSGVKLVKQIGGGCGEEALRVVKLLKFKKPEYPILTSLPIAFKLGAAGNNVAE is encoded by the coding sequence ATGAAAAAGCACACCTTCACGCTGGCCCTGGCCCTGCTGGCGCTAGCGGCCACGCCAGCCCTGGCGCAGCAGAATGTGAAAGTGAAACCCGCTACCGAAGCCGGCGCCCAAGCAGCTCCGGCAGCGGCCCACGCTAAATCGGGCGCCATTCCGGTGGCCGATTACTACGAGGGCGGCCAAGAGGCTATGTACGACTTTATCTACAAGGAGCTTAAGTACCCGCTGATGGCGCGGCGCAACCGCATTCAGGGTACGTGCATCGTGAGTTTCACCCTGAACCCCGACGGCAGCATGAGCGGCGTAAAGCTGGTTAAGCAAATCGGCGGCGGCTGCGGCGAAGAGGCCCTGCGCGTAGTAAAGCTGCTTAAGTTTAAGAAGCCCGAATACCCCATCCTGACGAGTTTGCCCATTGCCTTTAAGCTAGGCGCGGCCGGCAACAACGTAGCCGAGTAG
- a CDS encoding DUF5606 family protein, whose product MPYDLREIAAISGMSGLYRLVRPANNGVLVETLDAQARRSVASARNKVSLLHEISIYTEDPDRTVPLTEVFERIYQKHGQELPVTSKSDEAALSGFMAEVLPDYDRQRVYLSDIRKLITWYGAVSSRLPYQSAEAAAGDEAAARAEETDATTDTLSTAGAIPAQNADSADEATGSPEAADDKAKRARK is encoded by the coding sequence ATGCCCTACGACTTGAGGGAAATTGCTGCTATCAGCGGCATGAGCGGCTTGTACCGCCTGGTGCGCCCCGCCAACAACGGCGTGCTGGTTGAAACCCTGGATGCCCAGGCCCGCCGCTCGGTAGCTTCGGCCCGCAACAAAGTATCGTTGCTGCACGAAATCTCTATCTACACCGAAGACCCGGACCGCACGGTGCCGCTGACGGAGGTGTTCGAGCGGATTTACCAGAAGCACGGCCAGGAACTGCCCGTAACAAGCAAATCCGACGAGGCGGCCCTCTCCGGCTTTATGGCCGAAGTACTGCCCGACTACGACCGGCAGCGCGTATACCTTTCGGATATTCGTAAGCTCATCACCTGGTACGGGGCCGTAAGCAGCCGCCTGCCCTACCAGTCGGCCGAGGCCGCAGCCGGCGACGAAGCCGCCGCCCGCGCCGAAGAAACGGACGCCACCACCGACACGCTGAGCACAGCCGGCGCCATACCGGCCCAGAACGCCGATAGCGCCGACGAGGCCACCGGCTCGCCCGAGGCGGCCGACGACAAAGCCAAGCGCGCGCGCAAATAG
- the fbp gene encoding class 1 fructose-bisphosphatase: MEHNPDRLALPVGTTLDRFIMRKQEDFPYATGELSQLLRDIALAAKIVNREINRSGLIDVAGAYGQQNVQGEEQQKLDVIANIRFIRALRNGGEVCTVISEEDEDMIQTGNNQGKYVVAIDPLDGSSNIDVNVSIGTIFSIYRRQSGIGQEGTLADCLQKGIHQVAAGYVIYGSSTMLVYTTGAGVNGFTYEASLGEFFLSHPNITTPKTGSLYSINEGSANSFSPGVSDFVQYCKDQNFSARYIGSLVADFHRNLLKGGIYIYPATAKAPNGKLRLMYEGNALAFIVEQAGGKASNGTKRLMEIEPTSLHERCPLYIGSTELVNKAEEFLAKERQAVSAAQEA; encoded by the coding sequence ATGGAACACAACCCTGATCGTCTTGCGCTACCCGTCGGCACTACCCTCGACCGCTTTATTATGCGCAAGCAGGAGGACTTCCCGTACGCAACCGGTGAGTTGTCGCAGCTGCTGCGCGACATTGCGCTGGCGGCCAAAATCGTAAACCGCGAAATCAACCGCTCGGGCCTCATTGATGTGGCTGGTGCCTACGGCCAGCAAAACGTGCAGGGCGAGGAGCAGCAGAAGCTCGACGTGATTGCCAACATCCGCTTCATCCGGGCACTGCGCAACGGCGGCGAGGTGTGCACGGTTATTTCCGAGGAGGATGAGGACATGATCCAGACCGGCAACAATCAGGGCAAGTACGTGGTGGCCATCGACCCGCTCGACGGCTCCTCGAACATTGACGTTAACGTGTCCATCGGTACCATCTTCTCGATCTACCGTCGCCAGTCGGGCATCGGGCAGGAGGGCACGCTGGCCGATTGCTTGCAGAAAGGCATTCACCAGGTGGCAGCGGGCTACGTAATTTACGGCTCGAGCACCATGCTCGTGTACACCACGGGCGCCGGCGTCAACGGCTTCACCTACGAGGCTTCCCTAGGTGAGTTTTTCCTGTCGCACCCCAACATCACCACGCCTAAAACCGGCAGCCTGTACTCCATCAACGAGGGCTCGGCCAATTCATTCTCGCCGGGCGTGAGCGATTTTGTGCAGTACTGCAAAGACCAGAATTTCTCGGCTCGCTACATCGGCTCGTTGGTGGCCGATTTCCACCGCAACCTCCTCAAGGGCGGTATTTACATTTACCCGGCCACGGCCAAAGCCCCCAATGGCAAGCTGCGCCTCATGTACGAAGGCAACGCGCTGGCCTTTATTGTGGAGCAAGCAGGCGGCAAGGCCAGCAACGGCACCAAACGCCTGATGGAAATTGAGCCTACCTCGCTGCACGAGCGTTGCCCGCTCTACATCGGCTCGACCGAGTTGGTAAACAAAGCCGAGGAGTTTTTGGCCAAAGAGCGCCAAGCCGTTTCGGCAGCTCAGGAGGCCTAA
- a CDS encoding aspartate kinase yields MHLSHSLRVYKFGGASVKDATAIRNLHAILQHRPAGQPLLVVVSAMGKTTNALEHIYHLAHTGADYTLPLQELHQFHLGVAEGLLPDAPRDEHGRLVCGAGAGSLHCLLQELGDKLATLSKGEYDRQYDQVVSYGELLATCIVAAAVGAKWLDVRPLIRTDHSWREARVDWPTTERNVREQVQPLLQQGVVLTQGFLGGTASGQTTTLGREGSDYTAAILAYCLGAESVTIWKDVAGLLNADPKIFPNTVRYPEISYQETIEMAYYGASVIHPKTIKPLAVRRIPLYVKSFVDPEAEGTKIYDCKHGTLAPALILKTNQCLISFESKDLTFISEENLEVIFGALAQVRLKINLMQNSAISFSVCTDWHEYRLRKLLEHLREHFSIYYNTGLELYTIKNYTPEAITQLTDGRQLLLEQRTRQTFQFVSRAATPSA; encoded by the coding sequence ATGCATCTGTCGCATTCGCTTCGCGTTTACAAGTTCGGTGGAGCCTCCGTGAAGGACGCCACCGCCATTCGCAACCTGCACGCCATTTTGCAGCATCGCCCGGCCGGTCAGCCGTTGCTGGTGGTGGTATCGGCCATGGGCAAAACCACCAATGCGCTCGAGCACATTTACCACCTGGCCCACACCGGCGCCGATTACACGCTGCCCCTGCAGGAGCTGCACCAATTTCACCTAGGCGTGGCCGAGGGCCTGCTGCCCGACGCCCCGCGCGACGAGCACGGCCGCTTGGTGTGCGGCGCGGGCGCGGGCTCGTTGCATTGCCTGCTGCAGGAACTCGGCGACAAGCTGGCTACCCTCAGCAAAGGCGAGTACGACCGGCAGTACGACCAAGTGGTAAGCTACGGCGAGCTGCTGGCCACCTGCATTGTGGCGGCTGCGGTGGGCGCCAAATGGCTTGATGTGCGCCCCCTTATCCGCACCGACCACTCGTGGCGCGAGGCCCGCGTGGATTGGCCCACCACCGAGCGCAACGTGCGCGAGCAGGTGCAGCCCTTGCTGCAGCAGGGCGTGGTGCTGACGCAGGGCTTTTTGGGCGGCACGGCCAGCGGCCAAACCACCACCTTAGGGCGCGAAGGCTCCGACTACACGGCCGCCATTTTGGCTTATTGCCTAGGTGCCGAATCGGTTACGATTTGGAAAGACGTGGCCGGTTTGCTCAACGCCGACCCCAAAATCTTTCCGAACACGGTGCGCTACCCCGAAATCAGCTACCAGGAAACCATTGAAATGGCGTACTACGGTGCGTCGGTAATTCACCCGAAAACGATTAAGCCGCTGGCCGTACGGCGCATTCCGCTGTACGTCAAGTCGTTCGTCGACCCTGAGGCCGAGGGCACCAAAATTTACGACTGCAAGCACGGCACGCTGGCGCCGGCGCTTATCCTGAAAACCAACCAGTGCCTGATTTCCTTCGAGTCGAAGGACCTCACTTTTATTTCGGAGGAAAACCTGGAGGTGATTTTTGGGGCACTGGCGCAGGTGCGGCTGAAAATCAACCTGATGCAAAACTCGGCCATTTCGTTTTCGGTGTGCACCGACTGGCACGAGTACCGGCTGCGCAAACTACTTGAGCACCTGCGCGAGCATTTCAGCATTTACTACAACACCGGGCTGGAGCTTTACACCATCAAAAACTACACGCCCGAAGCCATAACCCAACTCACCGACGGGCGCCAACTGCTGCTCGAGCAACGCACCCGCCAAACTTTTCAATTCGTGTCGCGGGCGGCTACGCCGTCGGCCTAG
- a CDS encoding enoyl-CoA hydratase-related protein: MEFIKVTPQARPQVALIELNRPKELNALNLQLMQEVAAALKALDDNDEVRVIVLTGSERAFAAGADIKQMANRTAIDMLIVDQFTVWDQIRKTKKPLIAAVSGFALGGGCELAMTCDMIVASETAQFGQPEIKIGVMPGAGGTQRLTRAVGKVRAMEMVLTGQPIRADEALRAGLVNRVVPVGQYLEEAFRLAASIAEMSPVAARLAKESVNRAFETHLDEGLHFERKNFYLTFASEDQKEGMAAFVEKRKPDFKGR; the protein is encoded by the coding sequence ATGGAATTTATCAAAGTAACGCCGCAGGCGCGGCCGCAGGTTGCCCTCATTGAGCTGAATCGCCCCAAAGAGCTGAACGCCCTTAACCTGCAGCTAATGCAAGAGGTGGCCGCCGCCCTAAAAGCCCTCGACGACAACGACGAGGTGCGCGTGATTGTGCTCACGGGCTCGGAGCGCGCCTTTGCGGCCGGCGCCGATATCAAGCAAATGGCCAACCGCACCGCCATCGATATGCTGATTGTGGATCAGTTTACGGTGTGGGACCAGATTCGCAAAACTAAAAAGCCGCTGATTGCGGCCGTATCGGGCTTTGCCCTAGGTGGCGGCTGCGAGCTGGCCATGACGTGCGACATGATTGTGGCCTCGGAAACGGCGCAATTCGGCCAGCCCGAGATTAAAATTGGCGTGATGCCCGGCGCCGGCGGCACGCAGCGCCTCACCCGCGCCGTGGGCAAAGTACGGGCCATGGAAATGGTGCTTACCGGCCAACCCATCCGGGCCGACGAAGCCCTGCGCGCGGGCCTCGTAAACCGCGTGGTGCCGGTGGGCCAATACCTCGAAGAGGCTTTCCGCCTGGCGGCCAGCATCGCCGAAATGTCGCCGGTAGCGGCGCGCCTGGCCAAGGAATCGGTGAACCGCGCCTTTGAGACGCACCTTGACGAGGGCTTGCATTTCGAGCGCAAAAACTTCTACCTCACCTTCGCCTCCGAAGACCAAAAAGAAGGCATGGCAGCCTTCGTGGAAAAGCGCAAACCCGATTTTAAGGGACGCTAG
- a CDS encoding Fur family transcriptional regulator, producing the protein MSPADLMPAPDRDQLQQRLAAAGLRATQQRIAILEALVVLPGHPTAEQVFRSVRPANPTVSLGTVYKALDSFVAAGLLKRVADADGTRRRYDTDCSNHHHLFCQQTQEIIDYCDPQLDRLLQEFFAARGFDNFQPQSFSLHISGSKLDTRKDVKPR; encoded by the coding sequence GTGAGCCCCGCTGACCTGATGCCTGCCCCCGACCGCGACCAACTGCAACAGCGCCTTGCTGCGGCTGGGCTGCGCGCTACGCAGCAGCGCATTGCCATTTTGGAGGCTCTGGTGGTGCTGCCCGGCCACCCCACGGCCGAGCAGGTTTTCCGGAGCGTGCGCCCGGCCAACCCCACGGTTTCGTTGGGCACGGTTTACAAAGCCCTCGACTCGTTTGTGGCAGCCGGGCTACTGAAGCGCGTGGCCGATGCCGACGGCACCCGCCGCCGCTACGACACCGACTGCTCGAACCACCATCACTTGTTTTGCCAGCAAACGCAGGAAATCATCGACTACTGCGACCCTCAGCTGGACCGGTTGCTGCAGGAGTTCTTTGCCGCCCGCGGCTTCGACAACTTCCAGCCGCAGTCATTTTCGCTGCACATCAGTGGCAGCAAGCTCGACACCCGCAAGGATGTGAAGCCCCGCTGA
- a CDS encoding peroxiredoxin: MAVLVGKRAPSFKAMAVVNGEDFEEDFSLDRYLGKKHVLFYFYPADFTFVCPTEIIAFQEKLAEFEAKGVAVVGCSTDSHFSHFAWLQTPRENGGIAGVTYPLVADATKTIAANYDVLGGHYDYNDAGEMTFVGSPVAYRGLFLIDRDGIVRHQLVNDGPLGRSIDEAMRLVDALQYFEKNGEVCPANWEEGKEAMSATREGVANYLAKQEATR; encoded by the coding sequence ATGGCAGTTCTCGTAGGCAAACGTGCCCCCTCGTTCAAGGCAATGGCAGTCGTAAACGGCGAAGACTTCGAAGAGGACTTCAGCCTGGACCGTTACTTGGGCAAGAAGCACGTTCTTTTTTACTTCTACCCCGCTGACTTCACGTTCGTTTGCCCCACCGAAATCATTGCGTTTCAGGAGAAGCTGGCCGAATTTGAGGCCAAAGGCGTAGCCGTGGTGGGTTGCTCCACCGACTCGCACTTCTCGCACTTTGCTTGGCTGCAAACCCCGCGCGAAAACGGCGGCATTGCCGGCGTAACCTACCCGCTCGTGGCCGACGCCACCAAAACCATTGCGGCCAACTACGACGTGCTGGGCGGCCACTACGACTACAACGACGCCGGCGAAATGACCTTCGTTGGCTCGCCGGTGGCTTACCGCGGCCTGTTCCTGATCGACCGCGACGGCATCGTGCGCCACCAGCTGGTAAACGACGGTCCGCTGGGCCGCTCCATCGACGAAGCCATGCGCTTGGTGGATGCGCTGCAGTACTTCGAGAAAAACGGCGAAGTATGCCCCGCCAACTGGGAGGAAGGCAAGGAAGCCATGTCGGCTACCCGCGAAGGCGTAGCCAACTACCTGGCCAAGCAAGAGGCTACCCGCTAA
- a CDS encoding 3-deoxy-D-manno-octulosonic acid transferase, whose translation MVFLYSLAIRLYGLLLPLVAPFVPKAKQWVAGRHNWQARVTADMSADNAPRLWVHCASLGEFEQGRPLMEAMRQQYPQHKIVLTFFSPSGYEVRKQWPGADYIYYLPLDTSTNARAFVTAVRPQLAVFVKYEFWYHHLAALKRQGVPTVCVSAIFRSEQVFFKPWGSFFRSVLRQLTHIFTQDEASAELLRGIGFTQVSVAGDTRFDTVVATAAAPPRELPLVAAFAADGAPVLVAGSVWPPDVQVLAPALCRWSGTLRAVVAPHEINEAHLQQVEAILPGQVVRYSQATPATVAQARVLLIDNIGLLRELYRTGSVAYIGGAFGKGLHNTLEAAAFGLPLLFGPRYQKFKEARDLVALGAAATLTTAEETEQQLALLLNNAAYRTELGQRARAYVHESSGATARIMQAAGQWMSE comes from the coding sequence TTGGTTTTTCTGTACTCGCTTGCCATCCGCCTCTACGGCCTGCTGCTGCCCTTAGTAGCGCCATTCGTTCCGAAGGCAAAGCAATGGGTGGCGGGCCGCCACAATTGGCAAGCCCGGGTAACGGCCGACATGAGCGCCGACAACGCCCCGCGCCTGTGGGTGCATTGCGCTTCCCTAGGTGAGTTCGAGCAAGGCCGGCCGCTGATGGAAGCCATGCGCCAGCAGTACCCGCAGCACAAAATTGTGCTCACGTTCTTCTCGCCTTCGGGCTACGAGGTGCGCAAGCAGTGGCCGGGTGCCGATTACATTTACTACCTGCCGCTTGATACCTCCACCAATGCCCGTGCTTTTGTAACAGCCGTGCGCCCGCAGCTGGCCGTGTTCGTAAAGTACGAGTTCTGGTACCACCACTTAGCCGCACTCAAGCGCCAGGGCGTGCCCACGGTGTGCGTGTCGGCTATTTTTCGGTCCGAACAAGTGTTTTTTAAACCCTGGGGCAGCTTTTTCCGAAGCGTGCTGCGGCAACTGACGCACATTTTCACGCAAGACGAAGCCTCCGCCGAGCTGCTGCGCGGCATCGGCTTCACGCAGGTAAGTGTAGCCGGCGATACGCGCTTCGATACGGTAGTGGCTACGGCCGCCGCGCCGCCGCGCGAGCTGCCCTTGGTCGCCGCTTTTGCGGCCGATGGCGCCCCCGTGCTGGTTGCCGGCAGCGTGTGGCCGCCCGATGTACAAGTGCTGGCGCCGGCGCTGTGCCGGTGGTCGGGCACGCTGCGTGCGGTAGTGGCCCCGCACGAAATCAACGAGGCACATTTGCAGCAGGTAGAAGCAATTTTACCCGGTCAGGTGGTGCGGTACTCGCAGGCCACGCCCGCTACCGTGGCGCAGGCGCGCGTGCTGCTCATCGACAACATTGGGCTGCTGCGCGAGCTGTACCGGACCGGCTCGGTGGCCTACATTGGCGGAGCATTCGGCAAAGGGCTGCACAACACCCTGGAGGCCGCGGCGTTTGGCTTGCCGTTGCTGTTTGGCCCTAGGTATCAGAAGTTCAAAGAAGCCCGCGACCTGGTAGCCCTAGGTGCCGCCGCTACCCTCACAACGGCGGAGGAAACCGAACAACAACTCGCGCTGCTGCTCAACAATGCCGCCTACCGCACCGAACTCGGCCAGCGGGCCCGCGCGTATGTACACGAGTCGTCGGGGGCTACGGCCCGCATTATGCAGGCGGCGGGTCAGTGGATGAGCGAATGA
- the rsgA gene encoding ribosome small subunit-dependent GTPase A: MTGTVVKSTGSWYVVRDHATLNLHRCRLRGRFKHKGLKVSNPLAVGDVVEFETDETGDAGTGVIDHIEPRRNYIIRRSVHKSEHSHIVAANLDQAMLVVTLASPATSFGFIDRFLVTAEAYSIPATLVFNKVDIYDEELLDYLGQVQKMYERTGYPTLRSSAHTGEGVAAIDALLEGKTTLLSGHSGVGKSTLINALVPDLDLKTAEISEYSDKGKHTTTFAEMLEVRPGTYLIDTPGIKELGLVDMKQGELAHYFPEMRERLNQCRYHNCRHLEEPGCAVREAVEKGKIAFPRYDSYLSMMADEDNRH; encoded by the coding sequence ATGACCGGAACCGTCGTCAAATCCACTGGCTCGTGGTACGTGGTGCGCGACCACGCCACGCTGAACCTGCACCGCTGCCGCCTGCGCGGGCGCTTCAAGCACAAGGGCCTGAAGGTGAGCAACCCCCTGGCCGTGGGCGATGTAGTGGAGTTTGAGACGGATGAAACCGGCGACGCGGGCACGGGCGTAATCGACCACATCGAGCCGCGCCGCAACTACATCATCCGGCGCTCGGTGCATAAATCGGAGCACTCGCACATCGTGGCCGCCAACCTCGATCAGGCCATGCTGGTGGTTACGCTGGCCTCGCCGGCAACTTCCTTCGGGTTTATCGACCGGTTTCTGGTAACGGCCGAGGCTTACAGTATTCCGGCCACGCTGGTGTTCAACAAGGTGGATATTTACGACGAGGAGCTGCTCGACTACCTAGGGCAAGTGCAGAAGATGTACGAGCGCACCGGCTACCCCACCCTGCGCAGCTCGGCCCACACGGGCGAGGGCGTAGCGGCTATCGATGCGCTGCTCGAGGGCAAAACCACGCTGCTTTCGGGCCACTCCGGCGTGGGCAAAAGCACGCTCATCAATGCCTTGGTGCCCGACCTCGACCTGAAAACCGCCGAAATCAGCGAGTACTCCGACAAAGGCAAGCACACCACCACTTTTGCCGAAATGCTAGAGGTGCGCCCCGGCACCTACCTCATTGATACGCCCGGCATAAAGGAGCTGGGCCTGGTGGATATGAAGCAGGGAGAGCTGGCGCACTATTTCCCCGAGATGCGCGAGCGGCTAAACCAGTGCCGCTACCACAATTGTCGGCATTTGGAGGAGCCGGGCTGCGCCGTGCGCGAAGCCGTGGAGAAGGGCAAAATTGCCTTTCCGCGCTACGACAGCTACCTAAGCATGATGGCCGACGAGGACAACCGCCACTAA
- a CDS encoding NAD(P)-dependent oxidoreductase, producing the protein MKENLAFVGLGHMGQAMATNLLLAGYPLTLYNRTPGRAANLEERGARMADSPADAVRNAQVVFTMLTDDEALEELTTGPDGILEGLQAGAIHVSCSTVAPGTNARLAQAHEEKGSQLVAAPVFGKPIVAATGQLWVCLSGPAEAKARIAPLLLPLSQGTFDLGDEVGAANVVKLCGNFMLGAAIEAMAEAFTLAEKCGVSREQVYEIMTTSLFDSPAYRSYGRMIADEDYKPAGAAPFLLQKDLRLTLAEAREHKVPMPVANIVLDHLTATVARHTSADEDWTSFARRVSESAGLIR; encoded by the coding sequence ATGAAGGAAAACCTTGCTTTCGTTGGCCTAGGTCATATGGGCCAAGCCATGGCCACCAACCTGTTGCTGGCCGGCTATCCGCTTACCCTCTACAACCGCACCCCCGGCCGGGCAGCCAACCTCGAAGAGCGCGGCGCCCGCATGGCCGACTCGCCGGCCGATGCCGTGCGCAATGCGCAGGTAGTGTTTACCATGCTCACCGACGACGAAGCACTGGAAGAGCTGACCACCGGGCCCGACGGCATTCTAGAGGGCCTGCAAGCGGGTGCCATTCATGTATCGTGCAGCACAGTGGCGCCTGGTACCAACGCCCGGCTGGCCCAGGCCCATGAGGAAAAAGGCTCGCAGCTGGTGGCAGCGCCGGTGTTCGGCAAACCCATTGTGGCGGCCACCGGCCAGCTGTGGGTGTGCCTATCGGGCCCGGCCGAGGCCAAAGCGCGCATTGCCCCCTTGCTGCTGCCGCTCAGCCAGGGCACCTTCGACCTAGGCGACGAGGTGGGCGCGGCCAACGTGGTGAAGCTATGCGGCAATTTTATGCTGGGCGCCGCCATCGAGGCCATGGCCGAAGCGTTTACGCTGGCCGAAAAGTGCGGCGTAAGCCGCGAGCAGGTGTACGAAATCATGACTACCTCGCTGTTCGACAGCCCGGCCTACCGCAGCTACGGCCGCATGATTGCCGACGAAGACTACAAGCCAGCCGGTGCAGCGCCTTTTTTGCTGCAGAAAGATTTGCGCCTGACCCTGGCCGAAGCGCGCGAGCACAAAGTGCCCATGCCCGTGGCCAACATCGTGCTCGACCACCTCACGGCCACCGTGGCCCGCCACACCTCCGCCGACGAAGACTGGACCTCGTTTGCGCGCCGCGTTTCGGAAAGTGCCGGGCTTATTCGCTAA
- a CDS encoding fasciclin domain-containing protein: MYQRLLPVAGLLALLTACNSGPTETTGPAGAEEAAAADTTRYDPNASTDSARMGKTTGVMVGNASLTPDKTIAQNVAAAPDLSQLLQAAKQTDLASNLGGEGPYTVFAPTNAAFNKLPFGAMAGLLKPESKENLTGLVKYHVIQSRLLAMDLRDGQELTTMNGQKIKIGVQGGKITVNGASVSTPDVVSSNGVIHLIDKVLLPPQE, translated from the coding sequence ATGTACCAACGCCTTTTACCCGTGGCCGGCCTGCTGGCACTGCTTACCGCCTGCAACTCGGGCCCCACCGAAACCACTGGCCCGGCCGGCGCCGAAGAAGCCGCGGCCGCCGACACCACGCGCTACGACCCGAACGCCAGCACCGACTCGGCGCGCATGGGCAAAACCACCGGAGTAATGGTGGGCAATGCCTCGCTCACCCCCGACAAAACCATTGCCCAAAACGTGGCCGCCGCGCCCGACCTCAGCCAACTGCTGCAGGCTGCCAAGCAAACTGACCTGGCCAGCAACCTAGGCGGCGAAGGCCCTTACACGGTGTTTGCGCCCACCAACGCGGCCTTCAACAAGTTGCCCTTTGGTGCCATGGCCGGGTTGCTGAAACCTGAGAGCAAAGAAAACCTGACCGGGCTGGTGAAGTACCACGTCATCCAGAGCCGCTTGTTGGCTATGGACTTGCGCGACGGGCAGGAACTCACCACCATGAATGGTCAGAAAATTAAAATTGGCGTGCAAGGCGGCAAAATCACCGTCAACGGGGCCAGTGTAAGCACGCCCGATGTGGTGTCGAGCAACGGCGTAATCCACTTGATCGATAAAGTGTTGCTGCCGCCGCAAGAGTAG
- a CDS encoding peptidylprolyl isomerase, whose amino-acid sequence MKTAEIHTNKGVMKVEFFEQDAPNTVKNFTDLAKQGYYDGLKFHRVIPNFVIQGGCPNTREGAKGVPGTGGPGYKIACETSGGNQRHDRGILSMAHAGRNTGGSQFFICHSRDNTAHLDRQHTVFGKVVEGLEVIDQIKANDSIDKIVVNEE is encoded by the coding sequence ATGAAAACAGCCGAAATCCACACCAACAAGGGCGTGATGAAGGTCGAGTTCTTCGAGCAAGACGCCCCCAACACGGTTAAAAACTTCACCGACTTGGCTAAGCAAGGCTACTACGACGGCCTGAAATTTCACCGCGTAATTCCCAACTTCGTAATCCAGGGCGGCTGCCCCAACACCCGCGAGGGCGCCAAGGGCGTACCCGGCACCGGCGGCCCCGGCTACAAAATTGCCTGCGAAACCTCGGGCGGCAACCAGCGCCACGACCGCGGTATTCTGAGCATGGCCCACGCCGGCCGCAACACCGGCGGCTCGCAGTTCTTCATCTGCCACTCGCGCGACAACACCGCCCACCTCGACCGCCAGCACACCGTGTTCGGCAAAGTGGTGGAAGGCCTGGAGGTTATCGACCAGATTAAGGCCAACGACTCGATCGACAAAATCGTGGTGAACGAAGAATAA